From the Paenibacillus sp. FSL H8-0548 genome, one window contains:
- a CDS encoding extracellular solute-binding protein has translation MRRHWGRNALTTMIVSGLILAGCSNDGSSKTENNPSSESAIKAEGFPIVDQPLKLKMFTRIAPVNGPFKDMPVFQDYEKLSNIQVEFTEAPTDGFAEKKNLLFASNELPDALYRSGLSQLETIRYGSAGQLIPLEELIEQYAPNLAILMEQYPEIRSAITTPEGHIYAIPGIVTTGSARTDKRWINKAWLEKLNLEEPKTTEELYQVLLAFRDGDPNGNGKADEVPMTARIGLPIVQFMSGSFGLDLQLGYNINIEDDKVHIWSGDERYKELLMYLNKLYKEKLLDQEIFSHTEAQYLAKQGSGNTGLFFDQTNNNFLPIADQYEGTAPPAGPHGDQMQSPAAPVPRDYGAFAITSVNENPEATMRWIDYFYSDEGSTLLRFGREGEHYELKDGMPYYKEDFLTVTGAQGRMTPYAGGGAPHLISDKVASFINPPQVQEAYAKLEPYMPKIRYAAPMFDEETAQKVNILRNDIDKYIDEQSTKFIVGALSFDKWDAFLATLKKMNIDELEKIYQEAYDKMEK, from the coding sequence ATGCGTAGACACTGGGGAAGAAACGCGCTTACTACGATGATTGTTTCTGGTCTAATTCTGGCCGGCTGCAGCAACGATGGAAGCTCTAAGACAGAGAATAACCCTTCATCTGAAAGCGCTATTAAAGCGGAGGGATTCCCAATCGTGGACCAACCGCTAAAGCTGAAAATGTTTACTCGCATCGCGCCTGTTAACGGGCCGTTCAAGGATATGCCGGTTTTCCAAGATTATGAGAAATTAAGCAACATTCAGGTTGAATTTACTGAGGCCCCTACAGACGGCTTCGCAGAGAAAAAGAATCTGCTATTCGCATCCAACGAGCTGCCTGATGCGTTGTACCGCTCAGGCCTATCGCAGCTGGAAACGATCCGATACGGTTCCGCAGGCCAACTGATTCCGCTCGAGGAATTAATCGAGCAATATGCACCTAATCTAGCAATCTTAATGGAGCAATACCCTGAAATCCGCTCCGCTATCACGACTCCAGAAGGACATATTTATGCGATTCCTGGCATTGTTACGACAGGCTCGGCACGTACGGATAAACGATGGATCAACAAGGCGTGGTTAGAGAAGCTGAACCTGGAAGAGCCGAAGACGACGGAGGAGCTTTATCAAGTGCTGCTTGCCTTCCGCGATGGTGATCCGAACGGCAACGGGAAAGCGGATGAAGTTCCGATGACCGCGCGGATAGGGTTGCCTATCGTACAATTTATGAGCGGATCGTTCGGTCTGGATTTGCAACTGGGCTATAACATTAACATCGAAGATGATAAGGTGCATATTTGGAGCGGCGATGAGCGATACAAAGAGCTGCTGATGTACTTGAACAAGCTTTATAAAGAGAAGCTTCTGGACCAAGAAATATTCTCACATACAGAAGCGCAATATCTTGCTAAGCAAGGATCGGGCAATACAGGACTATTCTTCGACCAAACGAACAACAATTTCTTGCCGATCGCCGATCAGTATGAAGGCACCGCACCTCCAGCTGGCCCGCATGGGGACCAGATGCAAAGCCCGGCTGCACCGGTTCCACGGGATTATGGAGCATTCGCCATCACTTCGGTGAACGAAAATCCGGAAGCGACGATGCGGTGGATCGATTATTTCTACAGCGATGAGGGCTCCACCCTGCTGCGCTTTGGCAGAGAGGGCGAGCATTACGAGCTGAAGGACGGCATGCCGTATTACAAAGAGGATTTTCTGACAGTAACAGGCGCACAGGGGAGAATGACACCGTACGCGGGCGGCGGCGCGCCTCACTTGATCAGCGACAAGGTAGCATCTTTCATTAATCCGCCGCAAGTTCAAGAGGCGTACGCGAAGCTGGAGCCGTACATGCCGAAGATCCGCTATGCTGCTCCGATGTTCGATGAAGAGACCGCCCAAAAGGTTAACATTCTGCGCAACGACATCGACAAATATATCGACGAGCAAAGCACGAAGTTTATCGTCGGAGCGCTCAGCTTCGATAAATGGGATGCATTCCTGGCTACTTTGAAAAAAATGAATATCGATGAGCTGGAGAAGATCTATCAAGAAGCGTATGACAAGATGGAGAAATAA